A window of Streptomyces sp. NBC_01241 genomic DNA:
GTTCGCGGTACGTCGGGAAGACGTAGTCGTCGTCGCGCAGGGCCCGGCCGGAGCCGATCTGGGCGGCCTCCTGGCCGAGCAGCGAGGCCCACAGGCCCAGCTCGCCCTGGCGCTGCAGGGCGGTCGCCTCGGCGTCGAAGCGGCGGGTCAGGACCATGTCCCGGTACAGGCCGCGCAGTTCTTCGGCGGTCAGGTCGATCTCGTAGTCGGGATGCTCCACCCGCTCGCCCTCGGGCGTCAGCAGTTGCACGAGCTCGGGCTCGGAACTCTGGGGCGTCTTGGCGGGCGTCTTGGCGGACGTCCTAGCGGGCGTTTTCACGGCGCTGGTCCGCTTACTGCTGCGTCGCGGTTTGCTCGCGGCAGTGCTCTCCACGGTCACGTGCGTGCTCCTCCGTCGGTCCGGCCCCCGGGGTCTGCCGGGAAACCAGTGCGGCTCGCCTGTGTCCGTACCCGTGCACGGGGTGGGTGCCGCTCGGTCCGGGAAACAGGCGTGACAGGTGCCCCGGCGAGCGCCCTGCCAAAAGCACGTTACCCAGTACGCCGCATAACTGCGAAACCCTATCTGACCTGCAATTTTGCTTGGATTTCCAAGTAAATCGAAAAAGTCGGGAACTCTCGCTGGTCACAGCACTGGGAACAGCCTTGCAGGCTGCCGGGACAACGGCACGTTATCCCGCCGTTCGGCGGCAGGGAAGAGGCGAGTGTGTGAGACTGCGTTTTGTGCGCGAACAAGGAAAAATCACCGTTTTTCTGCTGGACGACCACGAAGTCGTCCGGCGCGGAGTCCATGAATTGCTCTCGGTCGAGGACGACATCGAGGTCGTCGGCGAGGCCGGCACGGCGGCGGACGCGCTGGTCCGCATCCCCGCGACCCGCCCCGACGTGGCGGTGCTCGACGTACGGCTGCCGGACGGGAGCGGGGTGGAGGTCTGCCGGGAGATCCGTTCCCAGGACGAGAGCATCAAATGCCTGATGCTGACCTCGTACGCCGATGACGAGGCACTGTTCGACGCGATCATGGCGGGCGCCTCGGGGTATGTGCTGAAGGCGATCCGCGGCAGCGAACTGCTGAGCGCGGTTCGGGACGTGGCGGCCGGGAAGTCGCTGCTGGACCCGGTCGCGACCGCCCAGGTGCTGGAGCGGCTGCGCGACGGAAAGAAGGGCCGGGGCGACGACAAGCTCGACAGTCTCACCGATCAGGAGCGCAAGATCCTCGATCTGATCGGGGAGGGGCTGACGAACCGGGTGATCGGCGAGCGGCTGCACCTCGCCGAGAAGACGATCAAGAATTATGTCTCCAGCCTGCTCTCCAAACTGGGCATGGAACGGCGCTCGCAGGCCGCCGCGTACGTGGCCAGGCTGCAGGCCGAGAAGGGCTGAGAACGAGGCGGGACAGCGAGAGGCGGCGGGAAGCGGCGGGGCGGCGCGGCAGCCGGACGCTGCGGGGCGCGGCCGGAAGCACCCGGGCGCGCACGGAGCGGCCGTGGTCGTCGGTGGTCTTCGGGACTTTGGTCCCGGCCCACCTGGGGCTGCGGCCTCTTTCTACGGTCTCCCCGGTGGCGGAGAGTGAAGGGCATGTCCTCTGAGGAACTCCACGCGATCGATCTGCTCGGCCGCGTCCCCTACGGCCGGCTGGCGACGAGCATGCGAGCCCTCCCGATACTGGCGATCGCCCGTCACATCGTCGTCGACGGCCGCGTCGTCCTGCGGATGCACCGCGGCCTCGGCTACCACGAGGCCTGCGACGGCACGGTCGTGGCGTACGGGGCCGACAACTTCAACACCACGCCCTCGGGGGACGACGGCGAGCTGTGGTCCGTACAGTTCACCGGTCCCGCCGAGATCGTGCACCCGACCCCCGAACAGCGGGAGCGCTTCGGCGCCGACCCCACCCGGATGAACGGGGAGCCCTTCGCCCCGGCCTACCTCGGGGTCGACCCGCACTTCGCCTCCGTGCACACATTGGGCCTCCCACGCAAGTCAGCCGAGCCGCAACGCAGCGTGATCTAACATCTGGTAAGTGCCGCGCTCATCTGTAACCCTTCCGTCTGCTCCGCCGGTCGGCGAGGTGCTGTGCTCCTCCGCGCCCCGCTCCGCAGTGCCTCGGCCACCCGTTCCTCCGGTGGACGAGGTGCTGCGCCGCTACCCGGACGCCGGTGAACCCCTCACCTGCAAACCAGTCACTCAAGGCCTCCTCAACCACGGCTACCGCGTCTCCACCACCCGCGGCCGCTACTTCCTCAAGCACCACCTCGACGACGCCACCGCCGACCGCGCCACGATCGTCCGCCAGCACCGCGCCACCCAGCGGCTCCAGTCACTCGGCGTGCCCGTCGCCCCGCCCGTGGAGGACACCGAGGGCGACACGGTGACGGAGATCGGCGGCCGGTGCTACGCCCTGCACCCCTGGGTCGACGGGCTGCACCGGGCCGGCGCCCAGCTCACCGCCGCCCAGTCTCAGCGGCTCGGGGCGCTGCTCGGGGCCGTGCACACCGGGCTCGAACAGGTCATGGAGGCGGGCACGGGGCTCGCGGGGCGGTCCGGCGGGTACCGGAGCCCCGACGCCGCCGACACGTTCGCGCTGATCGACGACCTGCTGGCGGCCGCGCGCGGGCGCCGCCCCCGGGACTCCTTCGACGAGCTGGCCGAACACCGTCTCCTGGAGCGGCGGGCCCTGCTGGAACAGCATGCCGACCGCAGACCGCCCACCCCCGGCGTCCCGGCCACCGGGTGGGTGCACGGCGATTTCCACCCGCTGAACGTCCTCTACCGGGGCACGGACCCGGTCGCGATCGTCGACTGGGACCGGCTGGGGGTCCAGCCCCGCGCGGAGGAGGCGGTACGGGCCGCGGCGATCTTCTTCGTGCAGCCGGCCGGGAAGCTGGAGCTGGAGAAGGTACGGGCGTACGCGGGGGCCTACCGGCGGGCGGCCGGGGCGGGGGCGGCGGAACTGGCCGCGGCGGTGCACCGCGTGTGGTGGGAGCGGCTCAACGACTTCTGGATACTGCGCTGGCGGTACTGCCTGCACGACCGAAGGGCCGACCCGCAGTTCCCTGCGGTGTCGGCCCTGGCGGTCTGGTGGACGCGCGAGTACGAGGCGGTGTGCGAGGCGTTCACGGGGTGAGACCTCGCGCGTTCACGGAGTGGGAGCCCGCCGTGAACGCTGCGGGGTCACGGGGTGGTGCCGCCGCCCGATACGGGATTGCCGCCAGGTCCGCCGAGGGACCCCCCGGCCGCATCGCTGCCCGTAGCGCCCGTACTGCCCGTACTCGTATCGGTGCCGCCGCTGTCACCCGCACCCGAGCTGCTGCCGTCGCCCGTACCTGAGCTGTCGCCGCTCGTACCGGTGCTGCCGTCGCCCGTACCTCCCGCGCCGCCGGTCGCCGTACCCGTACCGCCGTCGCCCGTATTCGGCGCGGACGGTTCCGTCGACGGAGGCTCGGACGACTGGCTCGGGGTGACCGGCGGGGTGTAGGGCCGCTGCTTCGGGGGCGAGTTCTGCTGATTGCCGGTGGAGCTCTCCGGCAGTTGGCTCTGCTCGCTCTGCTGGTCGCTCGGCTCGGGCGAACTCTCCGGCGAGGACGGTGAACTGGAGGTCGTCGCGGGCGTCTTCTCCTGCTTCGTGTCGCCGATGTCCGCGGCGTAGACCGCGATGGCGACACCGGCCCCGATCGCGATCAGCGCGAGCACGATGAACAGCCACAGCTTGCCTCGGCCGCCCCCACCTCCGCCCCCGTGTCCGCCTTCGTAGCCCCCGTCGTCGGGGTTCATCGGCGGCAGGATCGGGCCCTGCGAGGTGTCCCCGTGCTGCGGGTGGCCCATCGCCATCGTGCCACCGGTGATCCCCATCGCCGGCGTGTGGCCGCCCTCGTGCATCGCGACCGGGCCGGTGTTCCACGTACCCGTGTGGCCGCCCTGCACCTGGAGCATCTGCAGGCCGTACTGGACGAGGCCGCGCATCTCCTCGGCGCTCTGGAACCGGTCGTCCGGGTCCTTCGCGAGCGAGCGCATGACCATCCCGTCCAGCTCCGGCGGCACCGCGCCCAACACCTCGGACGGCGGGACCGGAATGTCCTGCACATGCTGATATACGACGGAGAGCGGCGTCTCGCCCGTGAACGGGGGCCGCAGCGCCAGGAGTTCGTACAGCAGGCAGCCGGTGGCGTAGAGGTCGGATCGGTGGTCGACGGCCTTGCCCAGCGCCTGCTCGGGGGAGAGGTACTGCGGCGTGCCCATGACCATGCCGGTCTGCGTCATCGTCGACTGCGCGCCGTGCAGCGCACGGGCGATGCCGAAGTCCATCACCTTGACCGCGCCCGAATTCGTGATGATCACGTTGGCGGGCTTGATGTCACGGTGCACGATGCCGTGCTGGTGCGAGTACGCGAGGGCTTCCAGCACGCCCGAGACGATGATCAGGGCCTGCTCGGGCGGCGGCGCCTCGGCGCTGAGGAGCAGTTCGCGGATGGTGCGGCCCTCGACGAGCTCCATCACGATGTAGGGGACGGTCTGGCCGCCCACCACGTCCTCGCCGGAGTCGTACACGGCGACGATGGCATGGTGGTTGAGGCCCGCGACCGACTGCGCCTCGCGCGTGAACCGGGCCTTGGAGACCGGGTCCTCCGCGAGATCGGAACGCAGGAGCTTCACCGCGACCGTACGTCCCAGCCTGACGTCCTCGGCCGCGAAGACCTCCGCCATTCCGCCCCGGCCGAGCCGGTGGGTCATCCGGTAACGTCCGTCACCGACGACGCCGTCGATGCCCCAGGAGTCGGTGCCATCCGAAACTCCGCCGCCGTTTGCTTCGGAATCGGGTGCCATCAGTCCTCGCCGTCGTATCTGTCCGCGCGTCCGCGGGTTCTCACGGTGTCTAGCTGCATTGCCACGTCACGCTACAGCCTCTGCCGGGCACACCGTTTCCGAGAGGGACCGGTCATCCAATCGCCCGGCGCGCCGCCCGGGCAAATTCGATGCGGATCCTGTAACGCTTCCGAGACGCTTCTTGTGCGTAGGGTCACGGAACGGGCACCCGGCTTGACGTGTCGTACCCCTCGGGCAGACTTGGCGCGTAATTAGGGATCATCGCGTCAGTCGCGCGCCGAGGGGGAAGCAAGTCATGAGCCAGGACGGCGCACACGGCGCTCAGGGGCGCTACGCGGGCGGTTCGGTCGCCGGCGGCCGATACCAGCTTCGCGACCTGCTCGGCGAAGGCGGGATGGCGTCCGTATATCTGGCCTACGACTCCGCTCTGGACCGCCAGGTCGCGATCAAGACGCTCCACACGGAGCTGGGCCGCGAGCAGTCGTTCCGCGAGCGGTTCCGGCGCGAGGCACAGGCCGTTGCCAAACTGCAGCACACCAACATCGTCTCGGTCTTCGACACCGGCGAGGACGAGCTCGGCGGCGCGGTGATGCCGTACATCGTCATGGAGTACGTGGAGGGGCAGCCGCTCGGCTCCGTACTCCAGGCGGACATCCAGCACTACGGGGCGATGCCGGCCGACAAGGCGCTCAAGGTGACGGCCGATGTGCTGGCCGCGCTGGACACCAGCCACGAGATGGGCCTGGTCCACCGCGACATCAAGCCCGGCAATGTGATGGTGACCAAGCGCGGTGTCGTGAAGGTCATGGACTTCGGCATCGCCCGCGCCATGCAGTCGGGCGTCACCTCGATGACGCAGACCGGCATGGTCGTCGGCACCCCGCAGTACCTCTCGCCCGAGCAGGCCCTGGGCCGCGGGGTGGACGCGCGCTCCGACCTGTACTCGGTCGGCATCATGCTGTTCCAACTGCTGACCGGGCGCATCCCGTTCGACGCGGACTCGCCGCTCGCCATCGCGTACGCGCATGTCCAGGAGGAGCCGGTCGCGCCCTCCACCATCAACCGGTCGATCACCCCGGCGATGGACGCGCTCGTCGCCCGCGCGCTGAAGAAGAACCCGAACGAGCGCTTCCCCAGCGCCGCGGCCATGCAGGACGAGATCGCGCGCGTGCTGAGCGCGAGCGGGCAGCCGGGTGCCCCGGTGATCGTCGCGGGCGGCGGCGCCCCGGCGAACAGCGGTTCGGGCGTCGGCTCGGCGGTCTTCCCGCCGGTCGACCAGTCCACTCCGGCGCCGCAGAACGTGCAGATGCCGTACCAGCCGGGCCCGTACCAGTCGGGGCCGTACGGTGCGCCGGCCCCGGCGCCCACTCCGGCCCCGTCATACGGCTATCCGCAGTCGGCTCCGGCGTATCAGAGCCAGGCGCCGATGTCTCCCATGTCCCCGATGCGGCAGCAGACCCCGCCGCCGTACACGATCGCGCCGCAGCCCCAGACGCAGGGCGGCTCCGGCGGGGGCGGCACCAGGCGGAACATGCCGGTGATAGTCGGCTCGATCGTCGTCGCGCTGGTCGCGATAGGCGGGCTGATCACGGTGCTCATGCTGAAGGACAACCCGGGTACGAAGGGGGCCTCCCCCAGCGAGTCGTCGGCGTCGAGCGAGCACAAGGATCCGGAACGGAACCGGACGATGAAGACCGATGCGTGCACGGACCCCATGGAGAACAGCGACGACCCGAACAAGGTCGACGCACCGAGTTTCCTCTACAAGGACATCCTCTCCGCGAAGGCGTGCGCGGACGCGGCGGGCTGGACGATCAAGCAGATCAAGGTGCCGGGGAACGCCTACGCGGAGGACCAGGTCATCGACCAGTTCCCGACCTCCGGAACCGCCGTGCCCAAGACGGGCGCCCACTTCGAACTCCGCATCGCGACGGGCGACCCGGCCTGACCCCGTCCTGAGCCGGCGCGGTACGCGCGTGCACGGCGGGCGCGGTACGCGGCAATGACGGGGGTGAGGGCGACCCCCCGAAGGCGTCACATATCCGAGATGCCGGACATATCGCCACATGTGACGCTGACCGCATGGCTCAAGGACTTCTCCCATCGCGACCCACGAGGTGTGTGGTCTGCCTCATATTCTCGGCGGGCGCGGCACTGGGGGCCGCGCCAGGCCAGGCGCACGCGGACCGCCGCGCCCCAGGCGGGGCGCCAGGGGCGGTCAGCGGCTCGGTGACTCCTCCCGCGAGGGCCTCCGCCGCACCTTCCGCCCACCTGTCCACCGACCCCAGTGCCCCAGGCGCCCAACCGTCGGACGTGGGGTCGGCCATCCCTTCGGTCACCTCTTCGGCCGAACCCTCGGCCATACCGACGACCACCCCCTCGGACGGCGGCTCGGCCGCCCCCGCCCCCGCGCCCCCGGCGCCTGCGCCGCCCTCCTCCCCAGCATCCGGTTCCGCTTCGGCCTCCCCCTCCGGCCCGCCGTCCGCCGCCGCGAACACGAAGTCGCCGCCCCGCGAAGCACAGTCCCCGCTCGCCGGGCGCGAGGCCGGTGAGGGGCGGCTGCGACCCGGACGGCCGCTCGCACCCGCGGACAGTTCTTCCACCGAGGCCGACGAGGCCGAAGCGCCCGCCGAGCCCGTCCAGCCCGACGCACCCGACACACCCGACACGTGGCCCACGGCGACCGATCCGGAGCCGGTCCCCGCCGCGATACCCGCGGCGAGCACATCCCCCGAGCCCGGCCGACTCGCGCCGCAGGCCCTCGACAGGCCGGCCGTACAGCGCGTGCAGCGGATGTCCCTGGGCGCGGGAATCGCGCTGATAGGGCTGGGGCTGGGCTTCCTCGCGATCCGTATGCGCCGCTCGGCCTGAGATGGCCCCACGGTCCCGCAACCGGCGCGCAGGCACGCCGAGCGGCATTTGCATCGACCAACATACTGGGTATACATACTCAGTATGTCGATCCGTCACGGGCTACTGGCCCTGTTGGAGCAGGGGCCCCGATACGGCTCGCAGCTCCGCACCGAATTCGAGTCGCGCACCGGCTCCACCTGGCCGCTGAACGTCGGCCAGGTGTACACGACGCTGAGCCGGCTGGAGCGCGACGGCCTGGTCGTCCAGGACGACGAGGACGACCAGGGGCACGCCCTCTACGCCATCACCGACGACGGCCGCACCGAGCTGCGCAACTGGTTCGAGACGCCCGTCGACCGCATTAGTCCGCCCCGCGACGAGCTGGCCATCAAGCTCGCCATGGCGGTCGGCGCGCCCGATGTGGACATCCGGGCCGTCATCCAGTCCCAGCGCCACCACACCCTGAAGGCGATGCAGGACTACACCCGCCTCAAGGCACAGGCCCTGGCCGATGTCCCGGCCAACCGCGACGAGGTCGCCTGGCTGCTCGTAGTGGAACAGCTGATCTTCCAGGCGGAGGCGGAGGCCCGCTGGCTGGACCACTGCGAGTCCCGGCTGGCCCGCCTCGCCGAGGCCGCCGCCACGGAGCCGGAAGCCGAGGTACGTACGCCCGGCCGCACCCCGGCAGGCCGCGTCCCTGCCCGTATCACCCGTCCGCGCAGCCGGCACTGACCACCAACCACCCGCGTACACCCGGCACGTACCCGGACTATCCGGAACCCGGCGCCCCGCGCCCGCCGCCCGCCGCCCGCCGCCCGCCGCCCGCCGCCCGGCACAAACTCCGCAGCGCCCGCATACGCACCCGGCGCCGGCCACGGACCGCATCCGGGTCCGCCGCCGGCCGACATACCTGTTCCAAGGGGGGAACCACCCACCATGTCCTCACGCGCCCCGTCCCGATCCGCGTCCTCGTCCGGCACACCGCTGTCGGTCGACGCACCGGTGCTCGAACTCCGAGCGCTCACCCGCACCCACGGCACCGGCGTCGCCGAAGTACACGCCCTGCGCGGCGTCAACCTCGCCGTACACACCGGTGAACTCGTCGCCGTCATGGGCCCCTCCGGCTCCGGCAAGTCGACCTTGCTGACCATCGCCGGCGGTCTCGACACCGCGACCAGCGGCCAGGTCATCATCGAGGGCCAGGACATATCCGGCCTCGGCCGCAAGGGCGTCGCAGCCCTGCGCCGCCGCAGCGTCGGCTATGTCTTCCAGGACTACAACCTGATCCCGGCGCTGACCGCCGCCGAGAACATCGCCCTGCCGCGCGAGCTCGACGGGGTCTCCGTGCGCAAGGCCCGCAAGGAGGCGCGGGCGGCCCTGGAGGAGATGAAACTCCTGGAGATCGCCGACCGGTTCCCGGACGAGATGTCGGGCGGTCAGCAGCAGCGCGTCGCGATCGCCCGCGCACTGGTGGGGGACCGGCGCCTCGTGCTCGCCGACGAACCGACCGGGGCGCTCGACTCCGAAACCGGCGAGGCCGTGCTCGCACTGCTGCGCAACCGCTGCGACCAGGGTGCGGCCGGTGTGATGGTGACGCACGAACCGCGCTACGCCGCCTGGGCGGACCGGGTCGTGTTCCTCCGGGACGGTTCGATCGTCGACCAGACGCTCCCCGCCGACGCCGACTCGCTGCTGACCGCCGAGGGCGCCCAGTGAGCGTCTTCACGGGCTGGCGCGCCGCCCTCCGCATCGCCAGGCGCGACGCGACGCGGGCGAAGGGCCGCAGTGCATTGGTGGTCGCGATGATCGCGGTACCGGTGCTCGGCGTGACGGCCCTCGATGTGACGTACCGGAGCATGACGCCGACCGTCGCCGAGCAGCTGACCAACATAATGGGCTCCGCCGACGCGCTGTTCAGCGACGAGACGATGGGGCCCATCGAGCAGCTCCCCGATGGGGCGGTGAGCCACACCTACATGGGCGTGGACGACGCGCCGCCCGTGGAGAACGGCGACCCGCTCGACATCAGGACGACGTTCCCCAAGGGTTCGCGGGCGATCAGCATCCAGTCCGTCCCTGCGAGTGTCACCACCCGGTACGGCATCACGAACACCGACATCGTCGAGATCCGGACGTCGGACACGATGGCCCGCGGCAAGATCGACCTCGTGCGCGGCGCCTACCCGCACGGCAAGGGCGAGATGGCCGCCACGGAGCCGTTCATGAAGGCGACCGGGCTGCACGTCGGCTCGACCACCACCGTGCGCAACTCCGGCCGGACGTACACCGTCACCGGCGTGGTCGAGCTGCCCGGCGAGCTGAAGACCGAAGCGCTCTACGCCGACCCCGGTGCGGTCATCGCTCCGTGGAAGGCCGAGGCCGACCACGACAAGAAGGTGCTTCCGCCGAACGCCGGGTCCATGGACTGGCTGGTCAAAGGCCCCGCAGGGGTCGGCGTGACCTGGCCGCACGTCATGGCGGCCAATAAGTCGGGCGTGCTCGTCACGTCCCGGCAGGTCGCCCTCGACCCGCCGCCGGACTCCGAGATCCCGCTGATGGCCAGGAACCCACAGACCGGCGACAGGGGCTCCGAAGAGCTCAGTACGCCACTCGTCACCGTGATCGCCATGGCGGTCCTGGAGATCGTGCTGCTCGCCGGACCCGCCTTCGCGGTCGGTGCGCGCCGTTCCCGCCGTCAGCTCGGCCTCCTCGGCACCTGCGGCGGAGACAGGCGCCATGTCAGGGCCGTGGTGCTCGGTGGCGGTCTGGTGCTCGGTGGCATCGGAGCGGTGACGGGTGTCGTGGTCGGTCTCGGGCTCACCGCGGCTTTCCAGCCCGTGATCGAGAGCTGGGCCGGACACCGGTTCGGCTCTCTGACGATGCCGCCGCTGGAGTTGCTGGGCATCGCCGCGATCGGCCTGATCACCGGCTTGTTGGCGGCGTTCGCCCCGGCGATCGTGGCGAGCCGGCAGTCCGTACTGGAGTCGCTGACCGGCCGGCGCGGCGTCCGCCGCTCCTCCCGGGTGCTGCCTGTCCTGGGCACCTGCGTGCTGGCGCTCGGTGGCGCGATCGCCCTCTTCGGCGGCACCATCGGAGGTTCGGCACTGGTCGCCGGCGGATCCATCGTCGCCGAACTCGGTCTGCTCGCCTGCATCCCGGTGATCGTCGGCTTCCTCGGGCGGCTCGGCAGGAGGCTGCCCCTCTCGCCCCGGATGGCGCTGCGCGACGCCGCCCGCAACCGTGGTCGTACCGCTCCCGCCGTCGCCGCGGTCATGGCGGCCGTCGCGGGTTCGGTGGGCATCGCCACCTACATGTCCAGCTACTCGGCCGAGTACGAGTACAACTACGTCCCCTTGCTCACCAAGGGAACCATCGTTCTCTCGTCCTTCGACGAGGAGTCGGCCGAGCGGCTACCGCTGGCTCGGACGGCCGTGGAGCGGAACACGGCCGTCACCGGCGGACACGCGGACTTCCGACGGGTCTGGGCGGGCAGCGACTGCCGCCTCTACGAGGACAACCACTGCGGCACGCTGAAACTGGTCAAGCCCGACGGCAATGCACACAGTTGTCCGCTCACCCGCAAGGGGGCCAAGGAACTCGCCGCGCGGCTCTCCGCCGACGAGCACAAGAAGCTGACGCGTTCCCCCGCCTGCCTGACCGACCTGATGGCATCGAGTTTCTTCAGCACGGACGAGAGCAACATCGTCGTCGCGGATGCGGCCCTGCTCGACACGTATGTGAAGCTCGACGACCCCGCGG
This region includes:
- a CDS encoding protein kinase domain-containing protein yields the protein MAPDSEANGGGVSDGTDSWGIDGVVGDGRYRMTHRLGRGGMAEVFAAEDVRLGRTVAVKLLRSDLAEDPVSKARFTREAQSVAGLNHHAIVAVYDSGEDVVGGQTVPYIVMELVEGRTIRELLLSAEAPPPEQALIIVSGVLEALAYSHQHGIVHRDIKPANVIITNSGAVKVMDFGIARALHGAQSTMTQTGMVMGTPQYLSPEQALGKAVDHRSDLYATGCLLYELLALRPPFTGETPLSVVYQHVQDIPVPPSEVLGAVPPELDGMVMRSLAKDPDDRFQSAEEMRGLVQYGLQMLQVQGGHTGTWNTGPVAMHEGGHTPAMGITGGTMAMGHPQHGDTSQGPILPPMNPDDGGYEGGHGGGGGGGRGKLWLFIVLALIAIGAGVAIAVYAADIGDTKQEKTPATTSSSPSSPESSPEPSDQQSEQSQLPESSTGNQQNSPPKQRPYTPPVTPSQSSEPPSTEPSAPNTGDGGTGTATGGAGGTGDGSTGTSGDSSGTGDGSSSGAGDSGGTDTSTGSTGATGSDAAGGSLGGPGGNPVSGGGTTP
- a CDS encoding response regulator — translated: MREQGKITVFLLDDHEVVRRGVHELLSVEDDIEVVGEAGTAADALVRIPATRPDVAVLDVRLPDGSGVEVCREIRSQDESIKCLMLTSYADDEALFDAIMAGASGYVLKAIRGSELLSAVRDVAAGKSLLDPVATAQVLERLRDGKKGRGDDKLDSLTDQERKILDLIGEGLTNRVIGERLHLAEKTIKNYVSSLLSKLGMERRSQAAAYVARLQAEKG
- a CDS encoding PadR family transcriptional regulator, whose product is MSIRHGLLALLEQGPRYGSQLRTEFESRTGSTWPLNVGQVYTTLSRLERDGLVVQDDEDDQGHALYAITDDGRTELRNWFETPVDRISPPRDELAIKLAMAVGAPDVDIRAVIQSQRHHTLKAMQDYTRLKAQALADVPANRDEVAWLLVVEQLIFQAEAEARWLDHCESRLARLAEAAATEPEAEVRTPGRTPAGRVPARITRPRSRH
- a CDS encoding pyridoxamine 5'-phosphate oxidase family protein, giving the protein MSSEELHAIDLLGRVPYGRLATSMRALPILAIARHIVVDGRVVLRMHRGLGYHEACDGTVVAYGADNFNTTPSGDDGELWSVQFTGPAEIVHPTPEQRERFGADPTRMNGEPFAPAYLGVDPHFASVHTLGLPRKSAEPQRSVI
- a CDS encoding protein kinase domain-containing protein, which gives rise to MSQDGAHGAQGRYAGGSVAGGRYQLRDLLGEGGMASVYLAYDSALDRQVAIKTLHTELGREQSFRERFRREAQAVAKLQHTNIVSVFDTGEDELGGAVMPYIVMEYVEGQPLGSVLQADIQHYGAMPADKALKVTADVLAALDTSHEMGLVHRDIKPGNVMVTKRGVVKVMDFGIARAMQSGVTSMTQTGMVVGTPQYLSPEQALGRGVDARSDLYSVGIMLFQLLTGRIPFDADSPLAIAYAHVQEEPVAPSTINRSITPAMDALVARALKKNPNERFPSAAAMQDEIARVLSASGQPGAPVIVAGGGAPANSGSGVGSAVFPPVDQSTPAPQNVQMPYQPGPYQSGPYGAPAPAPTPAPSYGYPQSAPAYQSQAPMSPMSPMRQQTPPPYTIAPQPQTQGGSGGGGTRRNMPVIVGSIVVALVAIGGLITVLMLKDNPGTKGASPSESSASSEHKDPERNRTMKTDACTDPMENSDDPNKVDAPSFLYKDILSAKACADAAGWTIKQIKVPGNAYAEDQVIDQFPTSGTAVPKTGAHFELRIATGDPA
- a CDS encoding phosphotransferase, translating into MLRRYPDAGEPLTCKPVTQGLLNHGYRVSTTRGRYFLKHHLDDATADRATIVRQHRATQRLQSLGVPVAPPVEDTEGDTVTEIGGRCYALHPWVDGLHRAGAQLTAAQSQRLGALLGAVHTGLEQVMEAGTGLAGRSGGYRSPDAADTFALIDDLLAAARGRRPRDSFDELAEHRLLERRALLEQHADRRPPTPGVPATGWVHGDFHPLNVLYRGTDPVAIVDWDRLGVQPRAEEAVRAAAIFFVQPAGKLELEKVRAYAGAYRRAAGAGAAELAAAVHRVWWERLNDFWILRWRYCLHDRRADPQFPAVSALAVWWTREYEAVCEAFTG
- a CDS encoding ABC transporter permease, with protein sequence MSVFTGWRAALRIARRDATRAKGRSALVVAMIAVPVLGVTALDVTYRSMTPTVAEQLTNIMGSADALFSDETMGPIEQLPDGAVSHTYMGVDDAPPVENGDPLDIRTTFPKGSRAISIQSVPASVTTRYGITNTDIVEIRTSDTMARGKIDLVRGAYPHGKGEMAATEPFMKATGLHVGSTTTVRNSGRTYTVTGVVELPGELKTEALYADPGAVIAPWKAEADHDKKVLPPNAGSMDWLVKGPAGVGVTWPHVMAANKSGVLVTSRQVALDPPPDSEIPLMARNPQTGDRGSEELSTPLVTVIAMAVLEIVLLAGPAFAVGARRSRRQLGLLGTCGGDRRHVRAVVLGGGLVLGGIGAVTGVVVGLGLTAAFQPVIESWAGHRFGSLTMPPLELLGIAAIGLITGLLAAFAPAIVASRQSVLESLTGRRGVRRSSRVLPVLGTCVLALGGAIALFGGTIGGSALVAGGSIVAELGLLACIPVIVGFLGRLGRRLPLSPRMALRDAARNRGRTAPAVAAVMAAVAGSVGIATYMSSYSAEYEYNYVPLLTKGTIVLSSFDEESAERLPLARTAVERNTAVTGGHADFRRVWAGSDCRLYEDNHCGTLKLVKPDGNAHSCPLTRKGAKELAARLSADEHKKLTRSPACLTDLMASSFFSTDESNIVVADAALLDTYVKLDDPAAAEALAAGTPVLLNPVYAKNGEVTIKSVHQYSEKDKKNWKQHPGKARTAVDQLKVYVAPARYAATPGIRMILPERTAERLGLHTRAAGSVYAVAHAPTNAEDQRVSGAIAQAGGGMWMRSDYGPGRQDNTVLLILTLFAGVVTLGAAAITTGLAKADAEADLNTLSAVGAPPGVRRRLSGFQCVVVALTGVVLGTLAGLVPAVALRLVDLREALAQMRMDPTQSAYTPIVLPWTAIGLLVVCVPLLAGLLAAALTRSRLALARRAG
- a CDS encoding ABC transporter ATP-binding protein, producing MSSRAPSRSASSSGTPLSVDAPVLELRALTRTHGTGVAEVHALRGVNLAVHTGELVAVMGPSGSGKSTLLTIAGGLDTATSGQVIIEGQDISGLGRKGVAALRRRSVGYVFQDYNLIPALTAAENIALPRELDGVSVRKARKEARAALEEMKLLEIADRFPDEMSGGQQQRVAIARALVGDRRLVLADEPTGALDSETGEAVLALLRNRCDQGAAGVMVTHEPRYAAWADRVVFLRDGSIVDQTLPADADSLLTAEGAQ